DNA from Kitasatospora acidiphila:
GAAGTGCTGGCCGACAGCACCGCCCTGGTGGTGGCACACCGGCCGAGCACGGTGCTGCTGGCCGACCGGGTCGCGGTGCTGGCCGACGGCCGGATCCTCGACGTCGGCACCCACCCCGAGCTGTTGGCGCGGTGCCCCGAGTACCGCGCGCTGATGAGCGGTGCGCTGGAAGGGAGCGTGGCCTGATGGCGGTGCTGGAAGCCCCCGCCCCCGTCACCGACGAGGAGATCCCGGTCCCGCCCGGCGCCCCGGCGAGGCTGCTGCGCTCGCTGCTGGGCCCGCAGCGCGGCCGGGTGGTGCTGGCCGCCGTGCTGATCCTGGTGCAGCAGGCCGCGCTGCAGTCCGGGCCGCTGCTGGTCGCGTACGCCATCGACCAGGGCATCCCGGCGCTGCGCCGGCACGACTCCGGTCCGCTGGTCGCGATCATCGCCGGCTACCTGGGCTGCGCGCTGCTGAGCACCGTGCTGCAGCGTGCCTTCATCCGGCTCACCGGGCTGATCAACCAGGACATCCTGCTCCAGCTGCGCACCCGGATCTTCCGGCACGCCCAGGCGCTCGGCCTGGACTTCCACGAGCGCTACACCTCCGGGCGGATCATCTCCCGGGCCACCAGCGATGTGGACACCCTGCGCGAGCTGCTCAACGAGGGCCTGCAGGAGCTGCTCTCGGTGGCCATCTCGGTCTGCTACATCGGGGCGCTGCTGCTGGTGATGGACTGGCGGCTCGGGCTGCTGGCGCTGGCCTCCGTGGTGCCGATGGGGCTGCTGGTGCGGATGTTCCGGCGGCGCAGCACCCGGGTCTACCGGACCGGGCGGACCGCGGTCGCCTCGGTGATCGTGCGCTTCACCGAGACCATGAACGGCATCCGCCCGGTGCAGGCGTTCCGCCGCGAGGACGCCAACCTGGCCGCCTTCGCCGAGTCCAACCAGGCGTACACCCGGTCCAACGCCGGCGGCCTGCTGGAGATGGCCCGCTACGTCGGCTTCTCCCGGGCCACCGCCAATGTGTGGATCACCGCGGTGGTGCTGGCCGGCGCCTACCTGGTGACCGACCGCAGCCTGGAGATCGGGGTGCTCACCGGCTTCGTGCTCTACCTGCGCCGGCTCTACGACCCGATCGACCAGCTGGCGATGTTCCTGAACAGCTATCAGGCGGCGGTCGCGGCCCTGGAGAAGATCGCCGGTCTGCTGGCCCACCAGCCCTCGGTGGCGCCGCCCGCCACCGCGCACCGGCTGCCGGCCGGCACCGGCAAGGGCCGCACGGTGGCCTTCGACCGGGTCTCGTTCGGCTACCGGGACGGCACCGAGGTGCTGCCGGTCTTCGACCTGACCCTGTCGGCCGGCAGCACCACGGCGGTGGTCGGCGCCACCGGCGCCGGCAAGTCCACCCTGGCCAAGCTGCTGGCCCGGTTCTACG
Protein-coding regions in this window:
- a CDS encoding ABC transporter ATP-binding protein — encoded protein: MAVLEAPAPVTDEEIPVPPGAPARLLRSLLGPQRGRVVLAAVLILVQQAALQSGPLLVAYAIDQGIPALRRHDSGPLVAIIAGYLGCALLSTVLQRAFIRLTGLINQDILLQLRTRIFRHAQALGLDFHERYTSGRIISRATSDVDTLRELLNEGLQELLSVAISVCYIGALLLVMDWRLGLLALASVVPMGLLVRMFRRRSTRVYRTGRTAVASVIVRFTETMNGIRPVQAFRREDANLAAFAESNQAYTRSNAGGLLEMARYVGFSRATANVWITAVVLAGAYLVTDRSLEIGVLTGFVLYLRRLYDPIDQLAMFLNSYQAAVAALEKIAGLLAHQPSVAPPATAHRLPAGTGKGRTVAFDRVSFGYRDGTEVLPVFDLTLSAGSTTAVVGATGAGKSTLAKLLARFYDPSAGRIALDGVDLRDLATEELRRGVVMVTQESFLFSGTVAENIAIGRPDATRAEIEQAAREIGAHDFITALPDGYDTDVRKRGGRISAGQRQLVAFARALLADPAVLILDEATSSLDIPGEQAVQHAMRTVLAGRTAVIIAHRLSTVEIADRVLVMDRGRIVEDGTPAALIAGTGRFAQLHSAWRESLV